In Setaria italica strain Yugu1 chromosome IX, Setaria_italica_v2.0, whole genome shotgun sequence, the genomic stretch ATCTGAACATCATCGAACTAAAAGTTTTCCAACTTTATTCATTAATCCGAGCATTGCGTGCTGCCTTGGCGTATGTTAGCCAACTTCTCCATTCAGCTGGTTCTCTGTCTCAGACCTGCTTTACATCTGTAACAAGAAGGAAAATACCATCATTTTCAATATTCTAGTTTCGCCAACAGTAGCAATCATAAAATGAAATTTACAATAATTCGCACATGTATATCCTGTAATTCTCTATGGCTTCAATTCACGTATATATACCAACAAACAATTCCCCTTTTTTGAATTGGGCAGTTCCTGTTGTAGCATAGTCTTTCAGTTGAGCATTTCATCTGATATCCTATTGCATGGCTAGTTGCAGTGCTGTTCTATTCTGGTGTATTCCCTCTACTTGTCTAACTGATCTGAGATTATCCAACCATGATGAATGCCACATGTAAGAACGAACAGCACAGTGAAACCGACGTGATGCAGGCCCTGTTCGAGTTGCAGACTGCAATAGTGTGCGGACCAGCATGTCAGCATCAGCTCTATCCTACAGGCCATGTCACCGAGGCAAGGTATTCACTTCACCTGACCTCCGCAGGCCCTGGGGATGGCGACTCCGCAGTGCCTGCCGATGTAGAACACTTTGTCCAGGTCAATGTCGAGGTCGGAACCGAGATAGTCGCAGACGCAGGGGACGTTGGTGAGGCCCATCAAGGTGGCGCAGCAGTTGGACGACGGCGGCACCGCCCGGCCACCCTCCTGGACGTACTCGTAGCAGGTGGTCCGCAGGGCGACAATGTCGTTGTGGCAGGCCGCGCCAGCCTGAGCTTCTGCCGCGGCAGCTGCAGAAAGGAGCAGGAGGAGTGTCGCAGCCACGCTGCGGCTAACAGAGATCAGCTGCGACATCTTGGTGGATGGTGGATTGATAAACTCTCCTGATTAATTTGGGTCTTTTTGCTCCTGTTGACTGTTGTGATGATGTGAAGCTGCACTTGTTATTTGTAGTGCCCGGTCCATGCAGAGGTTAATTGTTTATACTATAATCTAACTGTGGTCAAGCTAGTGTTGACGCAAATTCCAAGGGTGTGAACCCCAAAAATTAGGGTATTGGCCTGAAACCCTGAAGTCGTTGCCATTTGCCAACCTTGCTGCTGCAAAAATGCCAAGTCGTGCTGCCGCCCCGCCTTCGGTCACTCAGGCAGCAAAAACATCTACATCCAAACCCAAGGAACCAGAAGGGATAAGATTTTCATTTGGGAATTTGAGAATTTCAGCTGGGGATGCTTTGACATATTTGGGGAAAAAGTGCAGGCTAATAAGTTTAACAGGAACTTCCCGTAAAAAAATTTGAGAGAGGAAACTTCAACCGGTTCATGTATCAGGATTCAGGAGTGAATAGATGATTGTTCAACTAATGTACAGGTCTTATTTGTACACTGTCAAATGCTTGCAAAATGGCAGCGCAACATGGTGTTCCTTGGTTTTCCCCAACTTTTCACAAATTTCATATCTTTAATTTGCAAGACTCCTAACACACACACCAAGTGTCTCATAAATATGTAAGACTTTTATAGCAATTTCAAAAATCCTTTCTCGAATATTCCGTATGAACATGTGTAACTGTTGTACCTATTCATAATAGCCTCTAGTTGCTTTCTACCGTAGTTcactttaaattttttttccaaacacgCAAAGACTTTTGAACTAAAGAAAACTATTGATTTCTACCGTTAGTTCACTTCAGTTTTTTTCCCGAACAAACAAAATCTTCTAAATGGAATCTAATCCTTTAAAAGCTTTCTTCAGTTCCAAACGGGTCTGCATTTGTAACAAGAAATGGATGGGAACATCTTTGAAGAGAAAACAGAGGGTAGTACTATGTTCTTCCACACTACTACTGTTGATGTTTTTTTTGGGCCAACACACGAATGCACTCAAACGTGCAGCGCGCGGAGGAGCTCGATGCAGCGCCTCTGCACAggccggtcagactggtttgatggaccggtcagactggtttgcCGAAAAGCTAGCAGTAGACCTTCGAACGCTCGCCCGGGAAGGATCCCGTCGGGGTAGGCGCACGCAGGGTTGCCCTAAGATCGGCAGGCCTAGAGCACCCTCAATCGACGTAGAGACGAAGGAGGAACAGCAAGTAGTAGATTGGAAAAGCTTGggcaaagaataaaggaaaagatataaaatagtagattagtttttgTCGATTGGGTTCTGTTATCCTCAATCGACCGAATccccttatatttatagggagggaagGTCTTATCCATGTAGGAGTCGAAACCCTAATACAAATCGTGTCAAATTACAACTCCTACTTGGATTACAGatccagaccggtcagaccggcgtGGGCAACTGGTCTGCTCGGGTGCAGATC encodes the following:
- the LOC101769472 gene encoding uncharacterized protein LOC101769472 isoform X1, with protein sequence MSQLISVSRSVAATLLLLLSAAAAAEAQAGAACHNDIVALRTTCYEYVQEGGRAVPPSSNCCATLMGLTNVPCVCDYLGSDLDIDLDKVFYIGRHCGVAIPRACGDVKQV
- the LOC101769472 gene encoding uncharacterized protein LOC101769472 isoform X2, which codes for MSQLISVSRSVAATLLLLLSAAAAAEAQAGAACHNDIVALRTTCYEYVQEGGRAVPPSSNCCATLMGLTNVPCVCDYLGSDLDIDLDKVFYIGRHCGVAIPRACGGQM